The genomic window CTATTCTGTTTGTTTTCAGTCTAGATGATAAATGATCATTTGAACAATCAGCAAATGACATCATGGGAACTACTCCCTCTGAACTTAATTAAATATAACTCAATTTAGCTATAATACTAAGTCAATCATTTCAGTTTTGACCATCACTGACTAAAAATTACATATAGGTCAAAATAACTTTTTTTGCATATAATTGTTTCTCTTTAagataatatatatttttttaagatATTGTTGAGCAAAGTGTAATGCTGGAGACAGTTTCGATGTCCAAATGAGATCGATGGAGAAGTATAAACCTGGTCTCTTTTTGCAGGTGTGGGACCATGTGTGTGATGCAAACGAAAAGGATTTGTCCAGCGAGGAATTTCAGATGCAGCGAGAAATTTTTAAAAAGGGAAGTGATCACTTGATGAGTTGGGAAGCTCATGATTTCAAGCATTATAATCTGAGCAAGCTTAGGATAGAAGGTTTCCAAGTAGAAGAGAAACTCAAGAGATATATAAGACAAGTTCTTAAAGCAGCAATGAATTTAAAACTTGTAGCACTCCGTAGAAGTCGCCTCTGCGGAAAGTGCCGTATTTGTCCTTCATCAATGGCATATCCACCAAATGAAGAGCAGAAGGCCCTGATAAGGGTACAAGTTTCAGACCAGATATCCTCGAATGCTAGAATTAGATTTTTCCCTTGATCATATCTTCGCATTACGCGTCCCTTAAGCATCATAGCTCTCACATCTTGTTCTACCATATGTATGGACGTCTTTATTGGAGCCAAGGGTTAGTTGTCAAGGTAGCAATATAACGGCATGTTACCAGTTTGCCAATTGTAGTGCAACCATTTCTACTTTATTTTTTAAAAGACACGGCAAACTTTATCACAGGTCCGTGTGTACCTGAAAACACCTATATTTAAGTTTTAACCATGATCAGCTATACGTCGCTATGTCACGGATTACTTGAAGACATGGCCTCAAATGAAAATACTTAAAGAATGTGAGAACAGTGGCTGCACAGATCAGTGATCAGACATATTTTTTCAGCGATACCAGCTTCCAATACAGCCGCATATTCCGTGGTGCCAATAGCCTCATCCATAGTGCGGTCTGCGGTGTTTTTCGGGAATCCTCTCTCGATTTCTTGTTTCCTGGTTGTTTCTATAGTACGCTCTCTGTTTGAACAAGCAGCACCTTGTTCTTTGCTAATAGCAGAGGGCCTATCACTACAAAATGGTCTATGTGACAGAAGCATTTGTGAGAATCAAAATATTCATTTGCAACTTAATATTTTTATGAGCGTTTcagttcatacaaaacagaggcCATATTTGTTATATTACTTTAAACAACAGGTTAACTAAGGAACTGAGAAAAATGAATAGTTTACTACCTTTATCCATTTCTTGATATAATAAAACAGCAGCGATATAGTAACAAAACCATTATTAATGCATAGTACGTTTATTGGACCTGAGATTTGTACTGAATCACACCACATAGTACAAATTTCATAACATTCGGATAACATATgcaacctataaaaataaaacaTTGGAAACAtaattatatttatatttataactCCCTTGTTTGGGCTCTTTTAAGTGTGAAGCATGTACCGTAGTGAACTATTAACACGTGCATCCTATTATGATTTTTCCATGATTTATTGGGAAAAAAACTTCCTACAAAAAATAGAACAACATATACACTATTCTATTTTCTGCATTTACAAATGAGCTTTTCTGAGCTCAAAACTTTTACTACAGAGATATAGTACTGAAAGAAAGTTATTGTAAATTCATCACTATTTTTGGATGCACCGAATATCATGAATAAAATAACTAGGGGCAAATTTAACCTATTTTAGGTGTGTTTGGGGACTGCTCTACGAACTTTGCTCTACAAACTCTACCGTGCAACTCCACAAAGAAactggagtttgtggagcacccCTTTAGGTACTCTCATAACTTCACATTTTTTCCTGGAGTAGAGTTGCGTGGAGCTAAACCTGTTTGGCTAAAAAAATATGGACCGGAGCTGAAAAACATGAGTGGAGCAGCCCCAAACATCCCCTTAATCTAGGGAAACATGGTCATTTCGCTGAAAGCAATATTTTTAAAGTGTATATCATATCATAAGGTGTGTACATAATTTTTATTTTATAGTTTTGAACATTCATTTGATttattatgaattttacaatattgctgttttattttttttagaaagacgAGAAAAAACGATTAAAAAGAAAAGGGGCACTTGGGCCCGGCTCAGCCCAACAGCGCAGAAGCCAGCCCAGCGCGCACTCACACAACGTGGCTGTTTTATAAAAGGGCCTCGATAAATATATGAATCCAATTCTCTGTTCTATCACTATCCATTTCTCTTTAAAATTGTTTTTCCCGGTCCCTCTCCTCATAGCAGAGCACGCATACAACACATGGCCGGCGGCCGAATCCTGGCCACGGGCGGAGTCGCGGGCGGGGCATGGCTGTGGATGGCCGCACCCGTGAAAAACGTCATCTCGGCTTGGGGGGGAATCCCCCACCTGATGAGCATTTCATTGATTGTTGGCTCTCAAAGCCAGATAGGTTTACAAACATTCCATTTTACATTTTGCTGTGctatatgattacattccgtttGACATCACAGAGCACCAAATCGTCGCAATGGTTCGATCTTCTTGTAGCAGTCTTGATCCCCATAGATAAGCTTCAGATTTACATGCCGCCAAAGTTGCATTGCTCACCTCTGAGATATGTTTGTCTCCTTATTAGACTGCTAGAAATGTCACGTACAGAGTATACCTTAGTATTAACTCGATCCAAGATAAAGAATTGTTTTAAAGACTTTATATGACCCCGATGTATTACGCTTgaaaattttaatacatttttctTAATAAAAAAACTTGGAACAATATGAATAAATAAGATCAtgttttcctctcatcctctccCTCTAATAAAACAACTAGCTGTCCGCAACTCCGCATCACTCCGGTACAAATTTGAAGCAGGTGTGCAGCTTGAAATGGTGTGGCTATTCATTGAGGTCTACTAGGCCCTGTTCAGATCTGCTAAAATTATCATTCTACCTAGTAGCCAAGTTTACTAAAATGTGCTAATGACTACGATCTAGCTCACTATTAAGGCCCTCTTTTGGAATGCAGATTTTTTTTCTCGTTTTCTATGTTTTTCTTGTAAAAAATAACTGATTACTGTAAGTTTTCTATAAGACTCCTGTAAAATTTCTGCATTCCAAAAGGGTCCTAACTCCTAACTATGGCTTTAGATCTTTTTTGCTAATTCTTAGTCAGTTTTCCTGCTAATGATGATCGCTGCTCGCTATGGACACCACCCACCAGACAGTCACATGACTCCTATCACTTCTTCGGTTCTCCATTATTTTACTCCGAGTGGAAAGCCCAATTCCAAAATGCCGGCCGCCCGGCCCCATCGAGCTCAGCCTGCTGTCCAGCCATCCCTGTCACGGGTAACCTGCTCAGCCACGGTGCTTTCGGAGCTCAGTGCCTCAGCCCTCAGTCACGCTCACGCACACCTACCTCCAACAGCACGTCCGGATCATCTGCGACCGCGAGCCCTCGCTCCAACCGTCGCCGACCGGTGCGACTCCAGGCGCAGCGGCGATTAGCTCCGGGAAGGCGCAGCAGCGGCCGCACGCCGTGCTCATCCCGCAGCCGGCGCAGGGCCACGTCACGCCGATGCTGCACCAACGTCAACTCCGAGTACAACCACCGCCGCCTGCTCCAGTCCCACGGCAAGGACTCCCTCGCCGGCACCGACGGCTTCCGCTTCGAGGCCGTCCCCGACGGCCTGCCGCAGTCCGACAACGACGACGTCACCCAGGACATCGCCGCGCTCTGCCTGTCCACCACCGAGCACAGCGCCGCGCCGTTCAGGGACCTGCTGGCGAGGCTGAACGCCACGCCCGGCAGCCCGCCGGTCACCTGCGTCATAGCTGACGGCGTCATGAGCTTCGCGCAGAGGGTCGCCGAGGAGATGGGGACCCTGGCCTTGGTTTTCTGGACCACCAGTGCGTGCGGTTTCATGCACTTCGCCGAGCTCATCAGACGAGGCTACGTGCCACTGAAAGTGTCATGTGGGGCCGGACGTTTGCAAGGCAGCGAAGGGCGCGAGACATCCGCAGGGCAGCAGAGCGGGCTGCAGCGCGTGACGCGGCAAGGGCCGTGATCTCCTCGGATGAAGATGGCAGGGCCGGACCCAGTGGCTGGAGAAAATTAGACCTCAAGTTTGTTAGCCGGTTGGCTTATATATTCTAGGGGACTCCAAACAATAAAGAATAATCGGTTATCATCtaatctactacctctactctCATTAAGCCACCAGCAGAGGGGTATAACCTCGCGGTGAGGACTGGAGCGCGACTACGAACTACGTAGTTGCGGCCCGCCGTCGCTGAGCGCTAAGGcacttgacaacctggtatctaGGTCTCGTCGATCCGCTTCCTCCTCCGTTGTCGCCCAGCCCGCCCCGCCCTCACACACCAAAGCCCCACCACCATTCGCTGCCGCCGCATCTCCACCCTCGTCGTCCGTCGCTTCCTGCTCCGCTGACGACATGGGAGACGATCTCAAGGCGTCCACCGACGCGCTCACCAAGCACATGGAACTGATGCACAGGTCGATCGAGGCCAACGCGAAGGCGATCCATGATCTCTCCGTCAACGGCTCCTCGGCATCTGGAGGGCGCCCGGGCACGGGCGAACACCACCAAGATCGGCCGCCGAAGCACTGGCGCCCCGAGTTTCCGCACTATGACGGCAAGAGTGACCCGCTGATCTTCATCAACAAATGCGAGTCCTTCTTCTTGCAGCAGCGGATCATGCACGAGGAGCGCGTTTGGATGGCATCGTACAATCTCCAGGAGGGAGCCCAACTGTGGTACATGCAGGTCCAGGAGGACGAGGGCACGCCGACATGGCCGCGCTTCACGGAGCTCCTCAACCTACGCTTCGGGCCCCCGCTTCGTTCGGCGCCCCTCTTCGAGCTGTCGGCCTGCCGCGCGCACGGGGACGGTGACCGACTACCAGGACCGCTTTCAGGCACTGCTCCCCCGCGCCGGGCGCCTTGACGAGGCACAGAGGGTTCAGCTCTTCACGGGGGGGCTCTTGCCGCCGCTCAACCTCCAGGTCCAGATGCAAAACCCGCAAACCCTTGCGTCCGCCATGAGCCTTGCCCGGCAGTTCGAGCTCATCGAACAGTACACCGCCGCTCCGGCCAagggtgtaacagaaccgaccaattatacgaaattaagtaagaaaatcatccaccagagcagacgattgagcaaacttaagcccgtataacccggtagtccgtgaaatcacgaaggatttcaaaccaactcgtgtcccagccatgatcgtaataagtttagcggtcaccatcacatattacataaaagttcgcaatcttaGATACCTCAGAGTttaaaacatagttattacaaaccagttcgaataaaagtagcggaagtcgtttgttcaaaccacacacacgcggagtttaaatatagtgccatcGAATGATCatctcccacaaaagcatcagatgagacgtaaggaatgaccatgcccatggtcctaagcatcacccatcgcgggataaaggcagttgatacagtagccgtaatacatctgcccatctgcaacaagtgggaataaaaccctgagtacgagaaggtactcagccagacttacccgacataaccgaaaataaatgacaccaaggattatgaagggctttatagtagggtagctgactcatttgcaaaaagaagcattttagcatgtcaaaaacctttctaaaagcattattgccaagttaattattattaacctgtcaactaggtttgcacctatactagagtaaacatgtgattaagcagataatgataaccaatgatcattaaacaacttccatactgtcatattcactataactgtccaagtgttccataacatttactacgatgaagtaactcaagtcaagtgctcactatccaggagcgatggcgattcgaatcgattcctaaccagctggtgatttattccttacacaaacctcactcacccgctaaagtgagatattgatcaccgagtcaacttttcaggaatctcgagtttgccaggaaccacatgtacccgggggccgaccgactgcactttggccttatcatcccgcccccgtgtcctaccacacctgctccggcacagtgcgttgcgggcaatctgctcggcctgaaaaatctcccagcttcgcggtcggaaggtactttatccggccagctaaatgtaaggcatgcgttcaacatgactcgaggcccaacaacggtcggtccttaatcgacacagacgggaacactacagtccaaaactctgcaagtctccgtctggtctcaacttcatttaacacttagttataccatgacttcatagtcatccaagcagatccaggtaaccacctatagctcgcaggtgacaggaaatcacctgacttctaccggtctaagccagctaagcattgactcgactgcggataccagggtaacaaggatatagtataacaaaggtaagcaaggtatgatgcagcaacggttgcaaataactcctgaacgtaatgcattactttaaagtaaagtatttaattaaatcattgcaaaccgggagaaaaatgctccggggcttgcctctctcgaaggagctcggacggtgatcggggcactccggaagttcctcaacgtcctcctcgtcggcttctggcacttcctgctgctgcacctcgagctgctcctctgggtcctcgggtatgacgactgggttctcggtttgcgatcctgtatgatgcaatgcgcgtaagtgattatgcaaacggtgcatcgaaggagatgaatgcaatagatatgttgaaatgcaaggtagtcaatatcatccaagaaactatactacaagcacatgtcatctactgcattctattctactactaatatgttaagttaacctatcttatgaaatgcttcaaagatacaccaaagctttactaatttcttaatcacacttaaagcgacacttgcttaaaccctaattaataataggtttgaatagcaacatatat from Miscanthus floridulus cultivar M001 chromosome 11, ASM1932011v1, whole genome shotgun sequence includes these protein-coding regions:
- the LOC136492000 gene encoding uncharacterized protein, translating into MGDDLKASTDALTKHMELMHRSIEANAKAIHDLSVNGSSASGGRPGTGEHHQDRPPKHWRPEFPHYDGKSDPLIFINKCESFFLQQRIMHEERVWMASYNLQEGAQLWYMQVQEDEGTPTWPRFTELLNLRFGPPLRSAPLFELSACRAHGDGDRLPGPLSGTAPPRRAP